The Andrena cerasifolii isolate SP2316 chromosome 15, iyAndCera1_principal, whole genome shotgun sequence genome includes a window with the following:
- the LOC143377261 gene encoding uncharacterized protein LOC143377261 isoform X1, with translation MKRTVDGRSITQEEIEDNDPLQGQQQQPDEAEQQQQQLEQQTAQPQIRFLSANVLQQLQQQQDAQQQAQQQQQPQVITLQQLQNFVPLQTQQPQHEQQRPQTISVQSLPQQFLQGAQLISTQAQAALQQQQQQSQQQAQQQPQQQPQQQQQLSYSVIPQMQTVNIDGQEALFIPSSAMSAAGGHHQSQPTMQFATANGQQVQLASQQVQLANGQTIITPQPVSLIRAPNVFPTSIIQNITGQTVQLPTGQSVQVRPLQFPMQHVQQTVPVQVPVTASNGQTVYQTVHFPVQALSSVFNVPTTQMIPQITQQIPQVAQIITPNGQIQQVQIANLPQLQSLQSQQVTQVAQQVAQQQAQQQVVQQQAQPQVVQTVQQQQQAAQAQVQQQQQQQQVQQVVQQVIQQQQQQQQVQQAQQPSSVPSSTVATWSTTVTTPSNVQVLGIGALGRPVGTGGNVITTKDGQKIDVQTLSALTRPPESVEGDIKVASIDGRQLTSGQLIHIPAAQSAQSAVQPITITGTQAQQLTLIPASALANLTAQQGNMMRSVGSGSIMQLQPAGGMNTTNGFLQSIPVQNIPGLGNVQVIPASALQPATVQTLPATAAAPIVATPTVQLDSNDPTKWQILQTLQSSNTLSTPAPATHQHQVTTAAANAETDSNKQHRRRVACTCPNCGDGDRNRDMTRKRQHVCHIAGCNKVYGKTSHLRAHLRWHTGERPFVCSWIFCGKKFTRSDELQRHRRTHTGEKRFQCPECTKKFMRSDHLTKHIKTHTKIRSTEAATSTQEGSSDSQSSSDEKIIITLHKEEQSDVVITEHMEEIKPQPANHVTNE, from the exons ATGAAACGCACTGTGGATGGGAGAAGTATTACTCAG GAGGAGATAGAGGATAATGATCCTTTACAAGGACAACAGCAGCAGCCGGACGAGGCtgaacaacaacagcagcaattGGAACAGCAAACTGCCCAACCGCAAATTCGTTTTCTAAGTGCGAATGTTCTGCAGCAACTTCAGCAACAGCAAGATGCCCAGCAACAagcgcaacagcagcagcagccacAAGTTATTACATTGCAGCAATTGCAAAATTTTGTGCCTTTACAAACTCAACAACCACAGCACGAGCAGCAGAGACCGCAGACCATTTCTGTGCAATCTTTGCCCCAGCAATTCTTGCAA GGTGCTCAGTTGATCAGTACCCAAGCTCAGGCTGCgctgcaacagcagcagcaacaatcGCAGCAGCAAGCGCAGCAGCAACCGCAACAACAGccacagcaacagcaacaacttAGCTACAGTGTAATTCCACAAATGCAAACTGTTAACATCGATGGCCAAGAGGCGCTCTTCATTCCATCTTCTGCTATGTCTGCCGCAGGCGGACATCATCAGAGTCAGCCCACGATGCAATTCGCTACGGCTAATGGGCAACAAGTCCAACTTGCTAGCCAACAAGTACAATTAGCTAACGGTCAAACCATTATCACACCTCAGCCAGTGAGTTTGATAAGGGCACCCAATGTCTTTCCTACTTCCATTATACAAAATATCACCGGTCAAACTGTTCAATTACCAACAG GCCAAAGCGTACAAGTTAGGCCGCTTCAATTCCCTATGCAACATGTTCAGCAAACTGTGCCTGTACAGGTGCCCGTCACTGCCAGTAATGGACAAACTGTATATCAAACAGTGCATTTCCCTGTTCAAGCATTGTCCAGTGTTTTTAATGTGCCTACCACACAAATGATACCACAGATCACCCAA CAAATCCCCCAAGTAGCTCAAATAATTACGCCGAACGGACAGATTCAACAAGTCCAGATCGCTAACCTCCCGCAGCTCCAGAGTTTacaa AGTCAGCAGGTTACGCAAGTGGCCCAGCAGGTTGCCCAGCAGCAAGCGCAGCAGCAAGTAGTACAACAGCAAGCTCAGCCACAGGTGGTGCAAACtgtgcaacagcagcagcaagccGCGCAGGCTCAagtgcaacagcagcagcagcagcagcaagtgCAGCAAGTAGTTCAACAAGTTatacagcaacagcagcagcagcagcaagtaCAACAGGCGCAACAACCATCCTCTGTGCCATCATCCACTGTGGCAACTTGGAGCACAACTGTTACGACTCCAAGTAACGTTCAG GTACTTGGAATTGGCGCACTGGGAAGGCCAGTTGGAACGGGTGGCAACGTGATCACGACAAAGGATGGACAGAAGATCGACGTTCAGACGTTATCAGCATTGACGAGGCCACCGGAATCAGTGGAGGGTGACATCAAAGTAGCCAGTATCGATGGCAGACAGCTAACCAGTGGTCAGCTGATACACATTCCTGCTGCTCAGTCAGCACAATCTGCTGTCCAGCCCATTACGATCACAG GAACGCAAGCACAGCAGCTGACCCTGATCCCCGCATCGGCATTGGCAAACTTGACCGCGCAACAAGGCAATATGATGAGAAGCGTGGGTAGCGGAAGCATAATGCAGCTTCAGCCTGCCGGTGGAATGAACACGACGAATGGTTTCCTCCAGTCCATACCCGTGCAGAACATCCCAGGCCTGGGTAACGTGCAAGTTATACCTGCGAGTGCGCTTCAGCCCGCCACGGTGCAGACTCTACCTGCGACGGCAGCTGCGCCTATCGTAGCAACTCCAACGGTCCAGCTGGACTCCAACGACCCGACAAAGTGGCAAATCCTTCAAACCCTTCAGTCGAGCAACACGCTGAGCACGCCGGCTCCTGCCACCCACCAGCACCAAGTGACCACGGCGGCGGCGAACGCAGAGACTGATTCTAATAAACAACATAGGAGGAGAGTCGCTTGCACGTGTCCCAATTGTGGCGATGGTGATAG GAACAGAGACATGACCAGGAAGCGCCAGCACGTATGTCACATAGCTGGCTGCAATAAGGTGTATGGCAAGACCAGCCACCTTCGAGCTCATCTGAGGTGGCACACCGGAGAACGACCGTTTGTTTGTAGCTGGATATTCTGCGGTAAGAAATTCACTAGATCCGACGAGCTGCAAAGACACCGCAGGACTCACACGGGCGAGAAAAGATTTCAATGCCCGGAGTGCACCAAAAAGTTCATGCGGTCGGATCACTTGACCAAACATATAAAGACACACACGAAGATTCGAAGTACG GAAGCAGCTACTTCTACGCAGGAAGGTTCTTCGGACAGCCAGTCATCCTCAGATGAGAAgattattattactttacaTAAGGAAGAGCAATCTGACGTTGTTATTACCGAGCACATGGAGGAGATAAAGCCTCAGCCAGCGAATCACGTAACGAACGAATAG
- the LOC143377134 gene encoding uncharacterized protein LOC143377134, whose product MATDVEESDTDDRERPAPPKRQCTRLVNVSETFWETEKGPAEREEATQDGKNVEYDDAERHAREKLKRWQACQVAKGFVDNTINKIVENYIVGASSPYPLEESMFQLFGGNDMEDAAVMMAIRNHGLVQSTERVSQSSAFYSDKAPGYWTNNEYADVYCSCPSNHVQGVGGFENSVATASTGSLRLGNSAATEGRSANDWDLDKIDESDQQENFLERAVAEAIKKKGLSALSVDYG is encoded by the exons atggcgACCGACGTCGAGGAATCGGACACCGATGACCGCGAGAGACCCGCGCCACCGAAACGGCAGTGCACGCGACTGGTCAACGTCAGCGAGACGTTCTGGGAAACG GAGAAGGGTCCCGCTGAAAGGGAGGAAGCGACGCAGGACGGAAAGAATGTTGAGTACGACGATGCTGAGAGGCACGCGAGGGAGAAGCTGAAGAGGTGGCAGGCATGCCAAGTCGCCAAGGGGTTCGTCGACAATACGATTAATAAAATTGTGGAGAACTATATCGTGGGAGCGTCTTCTCCATACCCTCTGGAGGAGTCCATGTTCCAATTGTTCGGGGGGAATGATATGGAGGATGCGGCGGTTATGATGGCAATTCGCAATCACGGTCTGGTTCAGTCCACCGAACGAGTCTCTCAGTCGAGTGCTTTTTACAGTGATAAGGCTCCTGGGTATTGGACCAATAACGAGTACGCGGATGTATATTGTTCCTGCCCCTCTAATCACGTACAAGGCGTGGGAGGCTTCGAGAATTCTGTGGCTACTGCATCCACGGGCTCTTTGAGGCTGGGCAATTCGGCTGCTACGGAAGGACGTAGCGCGAATGATTGGGATTTGGATAAGATAGACGAGAGTGATCAGCAGGAGAACTTTTTAGAGAGAGCTGTGGCGGAAGCTATCAAGAAAAAAGGGCTCAGCGCTCTTAGCGTCGACTATGGTTGA
- the LOC143377133 gene encoding uncharacterized protein LOC143377133 isoform X1: protein MPAPPPPPPPVFSAPGLGAGEQDRGLLLQSIRAGKTLKKTVTVDKSAPVVSVKAKGEAGSSSSSNNRENNNSNVVTSGINSTNNGGPIGLGGLFASGMPKLKPTGLRTVSGEKDTSNVNNTNFSQSTTPSVKRGPPPVPPPATQKPQVFPQKANSMQGQSVTDSAGSNTDASKVSAKPALVPKPPSTPTTTVHKPSPPPKKLNLTTGASVSRAQSMRLLRSPPVLAPTPPSLHQSQDCLNETQPRPTNRVLRPPVAKPPSPPTSRANSMTTTATRAAPPPPSRVTVSAPCIPPPPPPLPHRSAPIHQRLAPPPPPPPTPPTRSSSMRNGQAINTLDLEVRFADMFHSIANFPPPEPFRGFTKIYSSRNAAKQQAPAPPMQTSSISNTMVTLNTSSGG, encoded by the exons ATGCCTGCACCACCTCCACCGCCGCCTCCTGTATTCAGCGCCCCTGGTTTAGGCGCCGGAGAGCAAGATAGGGGTTTGCTCCTCCAGTCAATCAGAGCTGGGAAAACATTGAAGAAAACTGTGACCGTAGACAAGAGCGCGCCTGTGGTTAGCG ttaaGGCGAAAGGCGAAGCTGGCAGCTCTTCTTCCTCGAATAATAgggaaaataataattctaatgTAGTAACGAGTGGCATTAATAGTACGAATAATGGAGGACCCATAGGATTAGGTGGATTATTTGCTAGTGGTATGCCAAAATTAAAGCCCACCGGACTTAGGACTGTTTCGGGTGAGAAGGACACGAGcaatgtaaataatacaaatttcagTCAATCTACTACTCCTAGCGTGAAACGAGGCCCGCCTCCGGTTCCACCGCCAGCTACGCAAAAGCCACAAGTCTTTCCTCAG AAGGCCAACTCCATGCAGGGGCAGAGCGTAACAGATTCTGCTGGTTCTAACACAGATGCATCCAAAGTGTCTGCAAAACCAGCTCTCGTACCCAAGCCACCTTCGACCCCGACGACGACGGTGCACAAACCGTCGCCACCTCCCAAGAAATTGAACTTAACCACAGGGGCAAGCGTGTCGAGAGCGCAGAGCATGCGGCTACTTAGATCGCCCCCTGTGCTCGCTCCGACTCCGCCGTCTCTGCATCAGTCGCAGGACTGCCTGAACGAAACGCAGCCTAGGCCTACGAACCGGGTTCTCAGACCTCCCGTTGCGAAACCTCCCTCTCCTCCTACTTCCAGAGCGAATAGCATGACTACCACTGCTACAAGAGCAGCTCCACCACCACCTTCGAGAGTCACAGTCAGTGCTCCGTGTATACCACCTCCACCCCCACCACTTCCACATCGCTCTGCTCCCATTCATCAAAGACTGGCTCCGCCGCCGCCACCACCCCCGACACCTCCTACAAGGAGTTCCTCGATGCGCAATGGACAAGCCATAAATACTCTGGACCTAGAGGTACGATTCGCAGACATGTTTCATTCTATTGCGAATTTTCCGCCTCCGGAACCGTTCAGGGGATTCACGAAAATCTACAGTAGCAGAAATG CTGCGAAACAACAGGCTCCGGCACCACCCATGCAAACGTCTTCTATATCCAATACAATGGTAACATTAAACACATCGTCTGGTGGTTAA
- the LOC143377261 gene encoding uncharacterized protein LOC143377261 isoform X2 yields the protein MKRTVDGRSITQEEIEDNDPLQGQQQQPDEAEQQQQQLEQQTAQPQIRFLSANVLQQLQQQQDAQQQAQQQQQPQVITLQQLQNFVPLQTQQPQHEQQRPQTISVQSLPQQFLQGAQLISTQAQAALQQQQQQSQQQAQQQPQQQPQQQQQLSYSVIPQMQTVNIDGQEALFIPSSAMSAAGGHHQSQPTMQFATANGQQVQLASQQVQLANGQTIITPQPVSLIRAPNVFPTSIIQNITGQTVQLPTGQSVQVRPLQFPMQHVQQTVPVQVPVTASNGQTVYQTVHFPVQALSSVFNVPTTQMIPQITQQIPQVAQIITPNGQIQQVQIANLPQLQSLQSQQVTQVAQQVAQQQAQQQVVQQQAQPQVVQTVQQQQQAAQAQVQQQQQQQQVQQVVQQVIQQQQQQQQVQQAQQPSSVPSSTVATWSTTVTTPSNVQVLGIGALGRPVGTGGNVITTKDGQKIDVQTLSALTRPPESVEGDIKVASIDGRQLTSGQLIHIPAAQSAQSAVQPITITGTQAQQLTLIPASALANLTAQQGNMMRSVGSGSIMQLQPAGGMNTTNGFLQSIPVQNIPGLGNVQVIPASALQPATVQTLPATAAAPIVATPTVQLDSNDPTKWQILQTLQSSNTLSTPAPATHQHQVTTAAANAETDSNKQHRRRVA from the exons ATGAAACGCACTGTGGATGGGAGAAGTATTACTCAG GAGGAGATAGAGGATAATGATCCTTTACAAGGACAACAGCAGCAGCCGGACGAGGCtgaacaacaacagcagcaattGGAACAGCAAACTGCCCAACCGCAAATTCGTTTTCTAAGTGCGAATGTTCTGCAGCAACTTCAGCAACAGCAAGATGCCCAGCAACAagcgcaacagcagcagcagccacAAGTTATTACATTGCAGCAATTGCAAAATTTTGTGCCTTTACAAACTCAACAACCACAGCACGAGCAGCAGAGACCGCAGACCATTTCTGTGCAATCTTTGCCCCAGCAATTCTTGCAA GGTGCTCAGTTGATCAGTACCCAAGCTCAGGCTGCgctgcaacagcagcagcaacaatcGCAGCAGCAAGCGCAGCAGCAACCGCAACAACAGccacagcaacagcaacaacttAGCTACAGTGTAATTCCACAAATGCAAACTGTTAACATCGATGGCCAAGAGGCGCTCTTCATTCCATCTTCTGCTATGTCTGCCGCAGGCGGACATCATCAGAGTCAGCCCACGATGCAATTCGCTACGGCTAATGGGCAACAAGTCCAACTTGCTAGCCAACAAGTACAATTAGCTAACGGTCAAACCATTATCACACCTCAGCCAGTGAGTTTGATAAGGGCACCCAATGTCTTTCCTACTTCCATTATACAAAATATCACCGGTCAAACTGTTCAATTACCAACAG GCCAAAGCGTACAAGTTAGGCCGCTTCAATTCCCTATGCAACATGTTCAGCAAACTGTGCCTGTACAGGTGCCCGTCACTGCCAGTAATGGACAAACTGTATATCAAACAGTGCATTTCCCTGTTCAAGCATTGTCCAGTGTTTTTAATGTGCCTACCACACAAATGATACCACAGATCACCCAA CAAATCCCCCAAGTAGCTCAAATAATTACGCCGAACGGACAGATTCAACAAGTCCAGATCGCTAACCTCCCGCAGCTCCAGAGTTTacaa AGTCAGCAGGTTACGCAAGTGGCCCAGCAGGTTGCCCAGCAGCAAGCGCAGCAGCAAGTAGTACAACAGCAAGCTCAGCCACAGGTGGTGCAAACtgtgcaacagcagcagcaagccGCGCAGGCTCAagtgcaacagcagcagcagcagcagcaagtgCAGCAAGTAGTTCAACAAGTTatacagcaacagcagcagcagcagcaagtaCAACAGGCGCAACAACCATCCTCTGTGCCATCATCCACTGTGGCAACTTGGAGCACAACTGTTACGACTCCAAGTAACGTTCAG GTACTTGGAATTGGCGCACTGGGAAGGCCAGTTGGAACGGGTGGCAACGTGATCACGACAAAGGATGGACAGAAGATCGACGTTCAGACGTTATCAGCATTGACGAGGCCACCGGAATCAGTGGAGGGTGACATCAAAGTAGCCAGTATCGATGGCAGACAGCTAACCAGTGGTCAGCTGATACACATTCCTGCTGCTCAGTCAGCACAATCTGCTGTCCAGCCCATTACGATCACAG GAACGCAAGCACAGCAGCTGACCCTGATCCCCGCATCGGCATTGGCAAACTTGACCGCGCAACAAGGCAATATGATGAGAAGCGTGGGTAGCGGAAGCATAATGCAGCTTCAGCCTGCCGGTGGAATGAACACGACGAATGGTTTCCTCCAGTCCATACCCGTGCAGAACATCCCAGGCCTGGGTAACGTGCAAGTTATACCTGCGAGTGCGCTTCAGCCCGCCACGGTGCAGACTCTACCTGCGACGGCAGCTGCGCCTATCGTAGCAACTCCAACGGTCCAGCTGGACTCCAACGACCCGACAAAGTGGCAAATCCTTCAAACCCTTCAGTCGAGCAACACGCTGAGCACGCCGGCTCCTGCCACCCACCAGCACCAAGTGACCACGGCGGCGGCGAACGCAGAGACTGATTCTAATAAACAACATAGGAGGAGAGTCGCTT GA
- the LOC143377132 gene encoding ATP-binding cassette sub-family F member 3, producing MAVCGEYIRSQFPTIDDDLYQYVEGILDSSKDDFEDGDEVYEAIGEVLHEVAEKPENEVRQICMKLLEMLKGGGANDENIQRRKNGVNKVLNAPVHLGTMAATLEAQVEQIKSIWVTTRDDGMAMDAKKLEKAEAKLQQKQEKRVNNESTGRVNNVVIQGIEAASASQMTSKKDSRMETKGSVNKTQDIRIENFDVAYGDRILLQGADLTLAFGRRYGLIGRNGLGKTTLLRMISSKQLRIPSHVRVLHVEQEVAGNDTSALESVLECDHERSLLLSKETELQAAIEKDGGKTGDVLGEELARVYESMQLAEVDKAPARASAILSGLGFSVERQSWPTKAFSGGWRMRLALARALFSRPDLLLLDEPTNMLDIKAILWLERYLQSWPTTLLVVSHDRNFLDTVPTDILYLRGQKIEAYRGNYEQFAKTKGERERNQQREYEAQQAKRAHVQEFIDRFRYNANRASSVQSKIKMLEKLPELKPMEKEGEVTLRFPDVEALSPPILQLNEVSFSYTGGSDNLIFSGVNLTASLQSRICIVGENGAGKTTLLKIITSSLSPTKGTVHVHRNLKFGYFSQHHVDQLDMRVCPVELLQNHFPGKPIEEYRRMLGSFGISGNLALQTICSLSGGQKSRVAFALMCAATPNFLVLDEPTNHLDIESIEALGKALNTCQAGVILVSHDERLIRMVCTELWVCGECSVRCIEGGFDEYRKIVEKELEM from the exons ATGGCAGTCTGCGGAGAGTACATTCGCAGTCAATTCCCAACGATAGACGACGATCTGTATCAATACGTCGAAG GTATTTTAGATAGCTCCAAGGATGACTTcgaggacggcgacgaggtGTACGAGGCGATAGGGGAAGTGCTGCACGAGGTCGCTGAGAAGCCAGAGAATGAGGTTAG GCAAATATGCATGAAGCTGCTGGAAATGCTGAAGGGCGGCGGCGCGAACGACGAGAACATTCAGAGGAGGAAGAACGGCGTGAATAAAGTACTGAACGCGCCAGTTCATCTGGGCACCATGGCCGCGACGCTGGAAGCTCAGGTGGAACAGATTAAGAGTATATGGGTCACCACCAGAGACGATGGCATGGCAA TGGATGCAAAGAAGTTGGAGAAGGCGGAGGCGAAGTTGCAACAGAAGCAGGAGAAGCGGGTCAACAACGAGTCAACTGGACGGGTTAATAACGTCGTGATTCAGGGGATAGAAGCAGCGAGCGCGAGCCAAATGACGAGTAAGAAGGACAGTCGAATGGAAACCAAGGGCAGTGTAAATAAAACTCAAGACATTAGGATAGAGAACTTTGATGTCGCGTACGGAGATAGAATTCTACTGCAAGGTGCTGACTTGACCCTTGCGTTTGGCAGACGCTATGGTCTTATCGGTAGAAATGGTCTTGGAAAAACTACGTTGTTAAGAATGATATCTAG TAAACAGTTGAGAATACCATCCCACGTTCGAGTGCTGCACGTGGAGCAAGAAGTCGCCGGCAACGATACTTCTGCGCTCGAGTCAGTATTGGAGTGCGATCACGAGCGGAGCCTGTTACTTAGCAAAGAGACGGAATTGCAAGCAGCGATAGAGAAAGATGGTGGCAAAACGGGGGACGTGTTGGGCGAAGAATTGGCCAGAGTATACGAATCGATGCAACTAGCTGAAGTGGATAAGGCACCTGCTAGAGCCAGTGCCATCCTATCTGGATTGGGGTTCTCTGTTGAAAGACAGTCCTGGCCAACTAAAGCCTTCTCTGGTGGTTGGAGGATGAGACTTGCCCTTGCGCGAGCACTGTTCTCTAGGCCGGACCTTCTGTTGCTCGACGAACCTACCAACATGCTCGACATCAAGGCGATACTTTGGCTGGAAAGGTACTTGCAATCCTGGCCAACCACATTGCTCGTAGTCTCCCACGATAGAAACTTCTTAGACACG GTTCCCACAGATATATTATACTTACGCGGGCAGAAAATAGAGGCATACCGCGGCAATTATGAGCAATTCGCGAAAACCAAAGGAGAACGTGAAAGGAACCAGCAAAGAGAATACGAAGCTCAGCAGGCTAAAAGGGCTCACGTACAGGAGTTCATTGATCGGTTTCGATACAATGCCAATCGTGCTTCTAGTGTACAGAGTAAAATAAAGATGCTAGAGAAGCT GCCAGAATTGAAGCCAATGGAGAAGGAGGGAGAAGTGACACTTCGCTTCCCAGACGTCGAAGCGCTGAGTCCTCCAATATTACAACTAAACGAAGTGTCCTTCAGTTACACTGGCGGAAGCGACAACCTGATATTCAGCGGTGTAAACCTTACTGCTAGCCTACAATCTCGCATTTGTATCGTGGGAGAGAATGGCGCTGGTAAAACCACGCTTCTGAAGATAATAACAAGTTCTTTGAGCCCGACGAAGGGTACGGTGCATGTTCATCGAAATCTCAAGTTTGGATATTTCAGTCAACATCACGTCGATCAGCTGGATATGCGTGTGTGCCCGGTCGAATTGTTGCAAAACCATTTTCCAG GCAAACCCATAGAAGAATATAGAAGAATGCTTGGAAGCTTTGGAATAAGTGGAAACCTAGCTCTGCAAACTATCTGTTCTCTATCCGGAGGACAGAAATCGAGAGTTGCCTTCGCATTGATGTGTGCAGCAACGCCGAACTTCTTGGTGCTCGACGAGCCTACGAATCACCTGGACATCGAGTCGATCGAAGCGCTAGGCAAAGCTCTGAATACCTGCCAA GCTGGTGTCATATTAGTCTCGCACGACGAAAGATTAATTCGCATGGTGTGCACCGAACTCTGGGTGTGCGGGGAGTGTTCTGTTCGATGCATCGAAGGAGGCTTCGACGAGTATCGTAAGATTGTCGAGAAGGAGCTCGAAATGTAa
- the LOC143377133 gene encoding uncharacterized protein LOC143377133 isoform X2, whose translation MPAPPPPPPPVFSAPGLGAGEQDRGLLLQSIRAGKTLKKTVTVDKSAPVVSVKAKGEAGSSSSSNNRENNNSNVVTSGINSTNNGGPIGLGGLFASGMPKLKPTGLRTVSGEKDTSNVNNTNFSQSTTPSVKRGPPPVPPPATQKPQVFPQKANSMQGQSVTDSAGSNTDASKVSAKPALVPKPPSTPTTTVHKPSPPPKKLNLTTGASVSRAQSMRLLRSPPVLAPTPPSLHQSQDCLNETQPRPTNRVLRPPVAKPPSPPTSRANSMTTTATRAAPPPPSRVTVSAPCIPPPPPPLPHRSAPIHQRLAPPPPPPPTPPTRSSSMRNGQAINTLDLEVRFADMFHSIANFPPPEPFRGFTKIYSSRNVSFKGALHIFACLTSSTKAYSLLDR comes from the exons ATGCCTGCACCACCTCCACCGCCGCCTCCTGTATTCAGCGCCCCTGGTTTAGGCGCCGGAGAGCAAGATAGGGGTTTGCTCCTCCAGTCAATCAGAGCTGGGAAAACATTGAAGAAAACTGTGACCGTAGACAAGAGCGCGCCTGTGGTTAGCG ttaaGGCGAAAGGCGAAGCTGGCAGCTCTTCTTCCTCGAATAATAgggaaaataataattctaatgTAGTAACGAGTGGCATTAATAGTACGAATAATGGAGGACCCATAGGATTAGGTGGATTATTTGCTAGTGGTATGCCAAAATTAAAGCCCACCGGACTTAGGACTGTTTCGGGTGAGAAGGACACGAGcaatgtaaataatacaaatttcagTCAATCTACTACTCCTAGCGTGAAACGAGGCCCGCCTCCGGTTCCACCGCCAGCTACGCAAAAGCCACAAGTCTTTCCTCAG AAGGCCAACTCCATGCAGGGGCAGAGCGTAACAGATTCTGCTGGTTCTAACACAGATGCATCCAAAGTGTCTGCAAAACCAGCTCTCGTACCCAAGCCACCTTCGACCCCGACGACGACGGTGCACAAACCGTCGCCACCTCCCAAGAAATTGAACTTAACCACAGGGGCAAGCGTGTCGAGAGCGCAGAGCATGCGGCTACTTAGATCGCCCCCTGTGCTCGCTCCGACTCCGCCGTCTCTGCATCAGTCGCAGGACTGCCTGAACGAAACGCAGCCTAGGCCTACGAACCGGGTTCTCAGACCTCCCGTTGCGAAACCTCCCTCTCCTCCTACTTCCAGAGCGAATAGCATGACTACCACTGCTACAAGAGCAGCTCCACCACCACCTTCGAGAGTCACAGTCAGTGCTCCGTGTATACCACCTCCACCCCCACCACTTCCACATCGCTCTGCTCCCATTCATCAAAGACTGGCTCCGCCGCCGCCACCACCCCCGACACCTCCTACAAGGAGTTCCTCGATGCGCAATGGACAAGCCATAAATACTCTGGACCTAGAGGTACGATTCGCAGACATGTTTCATTCTATTGCGAATTTTCCGCCTCCGGAACCGTTCAGGGGATTCACGAAAATCTACAGTAGCAGAAATG TCTCGTTCAAGGGAGCATTGCATATCTTTGCATGTCTAACATCATCAACCAAGGCTTACTCATTGCTTGACAGATGA